The following is a genomic window from Jannaschia sp. S6380.
GGCCAGCATGGCGATGGTGTCGCCCGTGACGAACTGGGCGCGACCGTCCACGTCCCCCGCACCCTGCCCGGCGAGATCGTCGAGGGCGACCGTGCAGGCGACCGTATCCCGTCGCCGCGGGTCGTCACGCCCGTGCCCGAACGCGTGGCGCCGCCCTGCCGGCATTTCCGGCGCTGCGGCGCGTGTGCGCTGCAACATGCATCGGACGGGTTCGTGGCCGACTGGAAGGCCGGACGCGTGATCGAGGCGCTGGGCCGGGCCGGCATCGCCGCTCGGATCGCCGGTGTCGCCACCTCTCCGCCCGGAACACGGCGCCGGGCCGCGCTGGCCGGGCGCAAGACGAAGAAGGGCGCGCAGGTCGGGTTCCACGTCGCCGGGGGTCACGAGATCGTCGAGATCCCCGACTGCAAGGTCCTGGCGCCCGGGATCGTCGCCGCCTTGCCGGCGCTGGAGCGTGTGACCCGTCTGGCCGCGCCGCGCGGCGCCGAGGTGACGCTGCACGTGACGCAGGGCCCCGAGGGGCTGGACCTGTCCATTGGGGGCGCCGGGGCGATGGACCGCGACGTGATGGAGGCACTGGCCCCCCTGGGGCGGGACTTCGTGCGCATCGCCTGGAACGGCGAAGTGGCGCTCCAGCAGGTGCCGCCGGCGCAGCCGATGGGACGGGCCCGCGTCGTGCCGCCGCCCGGGGCCTTCCTGCAGGCCACCCGTCATGGCGAGGCGGCCCTGGTGGGCGTCGTCGGCGCGACGCTGACGGAAGCCACGCGGATCGTGGACCTGTTCGCGGGCTGCGGCACCTTCACCTTTCCCGCGGCCGAAACCGCACCCGTGCATGCGGTCGAGGGCGATGGCGACCTGCTGGCCGCATTGGCCGAGGGTGCGCGTCATGCCACCGGCCTGAAACCGATCACGACGGCGCGCCGCGACCTGTTCCGCGACCCGCTGGACGAAGGCGAACTGTCGGATTTCGATGCCGCGATCATCGACCCGCCGCGGGCGGGCGCGGCCGCGCAGGTGGCCATGCTGGCCCGGTCGGATCTGCGCACCATCGCCTTCGTCAGCTGCAACCCCGCGACCTTCGCGCGCGACGCCGCCACGCTCGTCTCGGCGGGATGGCGCATGGGGGCCGTCCGGGTGGTGGATCAGTTCCGCTGGTCCCCCCATATCGAACTCGTTACCCGTTTCGACCGCGAAAGCCCCGCCAGATGATCCGAGCTCGCCTGAACGCCATCCTCGACCGTCCCGAGACGCGCACCGCCATCATCGTCGTGATCCTGTTCAACGCCGTCCTTCTGGGGCTGGAGACGATCCCCCCCGTGATGGCCCGGTTCGGCCAGGCGATCCTGATCCTCGATGCACTGTGCCTGGCGATCTTCGTGGTCGAACTGGGCGCCAAGATGATCGCGCAGGGCCGCAGTTTCTGGCGCGACGGCTGGAACCTGTTCGACACCGCGATCGTGGGGGTCGCGCTGATCCCAGGGGCGGGCACGTTCGGGGTGCTGCGGGCCCTGCGCATCCTGCGGCTT
Proteins encoded in this region:
- a CDS encoding class I SAM-dependent RNA methyltransferase; its protein translation is MTLKILRLGQHGDGVARDELGATVHVPRTLPGEIVEGDRAGDRIPSPRVVTPVPERVAPPCRHFRRCGACALQHASDGFVADWKAGRVIEALGRAGIAARIAGVATSPPGTRRRAALAGRKTKKGAQVGFHVAGGHEIVEIPDCKVLAPGIVAALPALERVTRLAAPRGAEVTLHVTQGPEGLDLSIGGAGAMDRDVMEALAPLGRDFVRIAWNGEVALQQVPPAQPMGRARVVPPPGAFLQATRHGEAALVGVVGATLTEATRIVDLFAGCGTFTFPAAETAPVHAVEGDGDLLAALAEGARHATGLKPITTARRDLFRDPLDEGELSDFDAAIIDPPRAGAAAQVAMLARSDLRTIAFVSCNPATFARDAATLVSAGWRMGAVRVVDQFRWSPHIELVTRFDRESPAR